The Cytobacillus oceanisediminis genomic interval TGCGTGAAGTTTCAAGTGAAATGACCATTGTCAACATTACTTCAGGTGCTGCTGAAAGGCCCATACAGGGGTGGAGTGCTTACTGCAGCACAAAAGCCGGAATAAATATGTTTACAGAAACAGCTGCATTGGAACTGCAGAAAGCAGGCAGCAGCCATAAGATTATTGCCTTTAGTCCCGGTGTTATGGACACCGCTATGCAGGGAACCATACGTTCTTCAGCGAAGGAAGCATTTCATGATCTTGAAAAATTCCAGGCATACAAGGAGAAAGGAATGCTAAGGGATACGGAAACTGTGGCAAATGCACTAGTCGATTTGCTTCTGCAGAAGAAAATTGAGAGCGGAAAAGTTTATTATGTAAATGACTTAATCTAAAAAGCAGCAAAAGCCGGCTAAATGAGCCGGCTTATTTATCTCCCAATATATTACTATCTACAACACCATGGTGGATACGGAGCACTTCATGATTATTATCTTTTTGTATAACAAAAAATCCGTTCGAGAAGTCGGAGGATAATTCTTTAAAAAAGATGCCCTTTATTCCATTTTCATGATCTTCTCCAACGATTAGATGATAATCGGAGCCTTTCTTGACGATCTGGGCCGGCAGCCCTTTATCCCAGTCGTCAGAGGGATCATGAACCTTTCTTGAAACTTCTACGACATGTATATCTACCCCTTCAAGCAGCTGGAATAAATCATTGATCAGCGAATGCTTTACCATCCGCTCCAGCTTGGTTTGAACAGCCTGCCCAAGGATAATCTGGGTAATATTATACTCCTGAACCACATCAGCTATCACCCTGGCGATTTTTTTGTCCTCAGCATACTTGGAGAGCATCTTCAGCCCGTATTTCTCTGCTAAACTTTCGAACAAGTATTTTGTCTGAAGCTCGTTAAAGCTAAGCTCTTCGTGCTTCCGGTTTTCTACGGAGAGAATATAGCCATCCCCCTGAAATGCTTCCTTCAGTTTTTTGCCTCTCTGGGCCAGTGCTTCCGCATGATTGGGATTGCTGACACATATTAAAATATTTTCCTTCATTTTTACACCTCTCTCACCGGATTCTATAATCAGTATAGCACGAATACCATGGAATAAACCCCGCGGCAAAAGGGCTCCATAAGAATGTGTTTAAAGCAATTGATTATTTTTTTGAAAATATGAATAAGAATTTTTCTGCCCGGACATACTAATCCTACAAGTGTAAATCCCCCTTTTTTTCCGCTTCCTGTTAAGGAAGCATTTTTTTTGATAAAAATTGACCTCTGCCTGTCTGCAGAGGTCTGTTTATTGAATTAAATTCAGGAACTGGCTAGTGCGCACTTCTTTTGGACTGGAGAATATCTGTTCAGGTTTGCCGCGTTCCACGACAATACCGCCGTCCATGAAAATGACTTCATCCGCTGCTTCCCTGGCAAATCTCATCTCATGAGTAACGGCCACCATTGTCATACCTTCAGCGGCCAGATCCTTCATCACCTTCAGCACTTCTCCAACTAGTTCAGGGTCCAGTGCCGAAGTAGGCTCATCAAATAGCATAACCTTTGGCTCCATTGCAAGAGCCCGTGCAATCCCTACCCGCTGCTGCTGGCCGCCTGAAAGCTGAAAAGGATAATAGGCAGTTTTATCCGCTAAACCAACTTTTCTTAAAAGCATTTCCCCCTTTTCCTTTGCCGTTTCCTTTGATTCGCCTTTCACTGTAACCGGCCCCTCCATGACATTTTCGAGTGCAGTCATATGAGGAAATAAGTTATAGTTCTGAAAAACCATTCCCGTAAGGCGCCTGAAGGGAGGTATTTGCCTTTTCAAGACCTGCTGAGAAAAGTCGAGGACTTGATCGCCAATGGCAAGCAGGCCTGAAGTAGGCTGCTCCAGTACATTTAAGCACCGCAGCAAGGTCGTTTTTCCGGAGCCGGATGGCCCAATCACTACAACCACTTTTCCTTTCTTCACTTCCAAATTAATTCCTTTCAGTACTTTCAGCTGATCAAATTGCTTATGCAAATCCTTAATATTAATCATTAATAGCACTGCCTCTTTTCATGAAGAAATATATCGGTCCAGACGGCGTTCAAGCCTTCCCTGCACGATTGAGAGCATAAAGCAAATCACCCAATATATGAAGGCAGCCTGCGTATATAGAAGCAAAAATTCATAATTAGTTGCGGCTATTTCCTGTGCTCTTCGGAACATCTCTGTAACCAGAATCATGGAAGCCAGAGAGGTATCTTTTACAAGACTGATGAATGAATTGGATAGCGGCGGTATCGATACTCTGGATGCCTGCGGAAGGATAATCCTCTTAAGCGTCTGCGAATAAGACATGCCTATGGAATATCCCGCTTCCCATTGTCCTTTTGGGATCGAAAGGATGGCAGCCCGGATAATTTCAGAGGCATACGCCCCTACATTCAGCGAAAATCCTATGATCGCTGAAGGGAAAGGATCTATAATGACACCAACCGTCGGAAGCCCGTAAAAAATGATGAACAGCTGCACAAGAAGCGGCGTGCCCCTTATTGCTGATACATAAATTCTGGCTATCGTCTCCAGTGCCTTATTTCCCGAAATGCGGGCAAGTGCCGTAAATATTGCCAATGCCAGCCCGCATATAAATGAAATCAGTGTTAATGGGATGGTATAAACAATGGCACCCTCCAGCAATGGCTGGAATGAATTCTTACCAATTTCTATAAGTCTTTCGATCCTTTCCGGGTTGGTAAAAATACTACTTAAGTACATCTTCGCCAAACCATTTTTCTGAAATTTTCAAGTAAGTGCCATCTTCCATCATTTCGGTCAATGCTTTATTGACTTCATCAACCAATGTATCGCTTCCCATTCTGAACATTAGGCCGCTTTGAGAAGCATCTTCGGATTCATCTGCGATTTTGACTGGAGCATCAGGCTTATGTTTTTTAAAATCCAAAAAAGACAAATTATCGTTGAGTGTAACATCTGCACGCTTTGAATTAATCAGCTCAATCGCCTGGTTAAATCCGTCTACTCCTACAATTTCTGCCCCATAAGACTTTGCCAGATCAGCATAATTGCTTGTCATGGACTGTGCGGCTTTCAAACCCTCTATGTCTTCAAAGCTTGAAACTGAATTATTGGATTCATGTGTAATCAAAACAGCTGCAGAAGAAATATAAGGATCCGAAAAATCGTATTTCTCCTGGCGATCAGGGCGAATCCCCACCTGGTTTGCGATCATATCAAATCGTTTTGAATCCAATCCGGCGAACATGGCATCCCATTGTGTTTCCAGAAATTCCGGCTTCACACCAAGCCTTTTGGCCACTTCCTTTGAGATTTCCACATCAAAACCGGTAAGCTCACCTTTATCGTCATGGAACGTGAATGGCGGATAAGTGCCTTCCGTTCCTATTAACAGCTTTCCCTCATCCTGCACTTTTGCCCATAAATCCTGCCCCTGCTCTTCTGACGCAGGCTGATCCTGATTGTCCGGGTTTGCTTTATTCGTTCCGCACCCTGAAATGATTAAAACTAAACAGATTAGAACAGCACTAAAAAAAGTATTTTTCATGTGTTTGCCTCCTGTTTGAGAAATGATTTTATTTTATCTTTTCCTAAAGTGCTTAGTTTATAGGAGGCCAAAGAAAAAAACCCTCTTTCTAAAAAGAAGGCTTTAGGATACTAAGAATAAGATGGTTTTTTCAAAGAACATTTAGAAGCTTCTTCCGCCAGTTCAGGAGCATAGTAGCTGAGCTTTTTAATTAAATAGCAGGCTTCAGGGAAATGATGTTCGAGAAATCTCAGGGTTGTTTTATTGAGAATCCTTTTGCCGGCGTATTTCTGGACTATTCCCTTAATGTATTCATTCATTTCAATCACAGCCAGCCCTACATCCCGGGCCATTTCCTGCTGGCGCGGAAACCCTGGCTGCGTAAACCGGAGATATCCTTTCATATGTCGATTCTGCACCATAAAACCCTGAAAAATCCGGGTATAAATTTCTGCCTGTTCATCTACAAATACCTCAATTGGATCGATTGAATTTCTCAGAAGAATGATGTGTCCCAGCTGATCCTCCAGCCACAAATCCAGCAAATCAAAAAGGGATTGCTGTGGCGGTGTGAGTCCTTTTGCATAATAGGACAGCAGACGCAAATATTCCTGATTTTCACTTAATGTGCCGTTAAAATAAGTTGGCGAAAGATTTAGATTGATAAAATTATTGATTCTCAGATTCTGAAGCTTTCCTTCAAATTGAAAATAGCCGTTTGCAATTGGCCATATCTCCATGGCCATGGCGATTGCCTCCTGTGAGTTCGCTTCTGCAGACGGAGATAACTGATTAAGCCTATTCCTAAGATTACGGAAGGCTTGTCTGTATTCATCCGCTCTTTTTACGTACCTGCTTTCTGTTGAAGAAAGATGGTCCCTGACAAAAATCGCATGGTCTTCAAGAATCTCCAGCCAAAAGGCATGCTCCTCCCAAGGCGTCAATCCTATTTCATTCATTAAAGATCCCCCCATCATAATCCTTTTAAATGTATATGCCTTTTAAAAAGGAAAGATGAAGGCAGGTCCGGATAAAAAAGGAGCGATTTAGAAAAAATAAGGAAGCATTTTTAAGAAAGGAGAATCATCATGACAAAAAAGTTCAATAAAGGCAGCAAAAATCAAAATTCACCAAGAGGAAATCAATCAGCCAACAGCGGAGATAACAGCAAGGGCAATAAGAGGAATAAAGATCAAAAGGATAAGACTGATTTGGATTAAGAGAAAACCGGCTTCCTTGTCGAAGCCGGTTTTCTATTCGTCATCGCCTGAAATTTTAATGGCTGGCGTGTTGTTATAAAGATAGGTTGGAGCCATGTTTTGTTTCTCATCACGATTATTCATAGCTTCTTGCAATTTTAGATTAGCATCCTCTGTTTCTGTCTTGCTGTTAATTTGGGAGTGAACAGTCTGATCCTCCAGCTTTTCATTAAGCTTGATATTGGTTTCAGCAGTTTTATCATCCATTTGCCTAATCCTCCTTTTGTTATAGTTTGTTAAAAGTGGTTAATAAATATTTACCACATCCTGTTCCCATAAAACAAAAAGCATAAACCCATGGTCTATGCTTCTAAAAGTTCTCCATAACCGAGTTTTCCGGAACTCTGAATGGATCATTTTTATCAATTCGATCATAAAACATTATTCCGTTCAGATGGTCGATTTCATGCTGCATAATGATAGCCGGGATACCCTTGAACCGGAGTGTCACTTCTTCGCCATCAAGATTATGGGCTTTTACCTTAATGCGCTCATAACGGGGCACATACCCTTTTACGTCACGGTCTACAGACAGGCAGCCCTCACCCTCCGGCAGGAAAATGACACCGACAGAGTGGCTGATGATTTTCGGATTAATTACGAAATACTCCTGAGGCTCAGCTTTTCCATTGGTAAAATAGGCGGTAAACATGCGTTTGTTAAGGCCAATTTGGTTGGCAGATAGCCCAATGCCCGGACGCAAGCCGTATTTCTTTGCAAATGCAGGATCCTGACTGTTCTTCAAATACTGCATCATCGCAATCAGCGTTCCGCGATCTTCTTCAGTTAAAGGCACTGTGACTTCTTTTGTTACCTCTCGCAGGATGGGATCCCCTTCCCGCACAATATCTTTCATAGTAATGATCGTATCAGCATTAAATTTACTCATAAATAAACAATTCATCTACCTTTACTTTTAATGTTTTAGAAATTTTAAAAGCGAGCTCCAGTGTGGGATCATATTTATTATTTTCTATGCAATTGATTGTCTGCCTGGCCACACTGCATTCTTGAGCAAGCCTTTTCTGCGTTATTCCCAGCTTTTTTCGTATTTCCTTTATTTTATTTTTCATACTATCACCTTTTGGGCCGAAACTGTTTTTATGGTAGCATTTCAGATGGCAGGATGTCCAACACTTTGGACATTAGTAGCTGCACAAAAAATTTTTCCGCGAAAAATTGAAGATAACCGCGAAATTTTGATTTTATCCGCGATTTTACTTGCTTTATCCGCGAAATTGCAAAAAAACCAGTGCAGATCTCCTCCACACTGGTTCCTTATTTGACTACGCTTCTGCTTCTACCAAAGTTTCAGCTGTTTTTTTCTTTTTCAGCAGCAGCTTGAGCTCTCTTTTATATTTTCTCTTAGTAAGGATGTAAAGAAAATCTCCCTGCTCAATTTGGGTGTTGCCTGTTGGAGTAATTAACTCATCTTTACGTATGATTGCATTGACGAGTGCGCCTTCAGGAAAAGGGATCTCCATCAGATTTTGCCCGATAATGAAGGCATCTTCTTCTATTTCGAATTCAATCATTTCAGCATCTGCTTTTCCAAGGGAAACCAATTCCAGGGAATGCATGGGAGTAGCCTTCTCTGGCCCGGTCAGACCGAGCTTTTCGGCTAACAATGTAATCGTTGATCCCTGGATAAGAGCGCTGGTCAGGACAACGAAAAAGACAACATTGAAAATTTCGTGACTTCCTTCCACACCGGATAACAGCGGGAAAGTGGCCAGAACGATTGGCACAGCTCCTTTTAATCCTGCCCAAGATAAGAAGACCAGTTCTTTCATCGAAAAACCCATCTTAATGGTGGTTAGAAACACAGCAGCAGGTCTGGCAACAAATATGAGAAGTGCTGAAAGAGCCAGGCCTTTTAGCAAAATATCAGATTGGAAAAGTTCATTCGGAAAGACCAGAAGACCTAAAATAACGAACATCGCAATTTGCATCATCCAGGCAAAACCTTCCGTAAAACGGAAAACAGAGTGGCGATAGGCAATGTCTGCGTTCCCTATCATAATACCCGCCACATATACAGCAAGAAGACCGCTGCCTCCCAGATAAGCAGTTATTCCATATGTCAGCATGGCAAATCCAGTTGCAAACACAGGATAAAGCCCGCTTGAATCCAAGTTAATTTTATTCAATGACCATATTGCGAATTTGCCAAACAAGAGACCGGCTATAGCTCCCACTCCCATTTGGATAAAGAAGGAACTAACAAGTGAGAAAATGCCGGAGCCGGGAGTCATGATCAGCTCAATCATGGCAACTGTCAGGAACACTGCCATGGGATCATTGGAGCCAGACTCGGCTTCCAGTGTTGCGGAAATCCTGGGCTTTATATTTTGCCCTTTTAATACAGCAAAAACGGCAGCTGCATCAGTCGAACCGACAATCGCACCAAAAAGCACCGCCACAGGCCAATCTACCCCGAGAATAAACTTTGCCGCCACGGCAACAAGCCCGGTGGTAATCACAACACCTAAGGTTGCCAATGATAAGGAAGGTGCAATGACTGTCCGAGCTGTTTTCCAGTTCGTCTGCAGTCCTCCTTCAAACAAAATAATGATAAAGGCCAAAACCCCAATCATCTGCGCAATTCTCGCATTATCAAAATAAATGAATTGCCCCAATCCCATCCCGACTGCGATAAAGAGAACAAGAGCAGGCACGCCAAGCCTTGCAGAAAATTTAGTTGTCATAACACCAATAATAAAAAGAATAGCAGCCAATAGGATGAGTGCATCTGTGTGCCAAATAAATTCAGCCAATACGATCACCTTCTTTATTAAGATTTAATCAAAGGATATAGGTTGTAAAAAACGTCTTTCAATAGTGAAGAATGACTTGTGTTTTGTAAGAAAAAAAGGCGGAATTGAGTTTAACCAGTGTAGTGCCTGGAGAGATGATGACAGCAGCTCATGACAACCCTTTAGTATGGTGCAGAGCTGATATTAGTATTTAAGAAAAGAAGTGAAGTGACAGTGAATCGCCGGCTTTGTTTCCAACATAAGATTATCTTTTACTGCTTACACTGTCTTTATCGATTTTTTAATGTAACATAAATACATTATAACATATATTATGTAACATCGCACTTCATATGCATGCTTTTTTAAAAAAATCGGACTTGCCATTAGGCAAATCCGCTAAATTTCTTTAGATAGATGAATCATCTCATCTTCCGTTTTATACTCCTTATATCCGTAGCGTTTGTAGAGGTTCACTGCACTATCCCAGGCCATATTTGTTTCGAGAACAACCTTTCTATAACCGGCTGCTTTGGCGCGATCCTCCAGTTGCCGTACCATCATTCCGGCAATGCCCTGACCCCGGAATTCCTTTTTTACAGACATTCGCTGCAGCCTGCATTCCCCTTTGCCTTCATTGGTAATTGCACCCGTACACACCAGTTCATTTTCAATCAAACCTGCCAGAAAAAGGGCACCTTCAGCGTTATACGTGTCTGTAAGGCAATTCAAATCAGGATTTAACGAATGGTCAATAAACCCAAAGCGTTCCTGGAATCCTTTCAGTATTAATTCTTTTGCAGCAGTCTCGTAATCCTTTGAGATCTGTACAATCTTAATATCCGATTTAATCTTTTTCAGCTCAGCCTCAGCCCTTTTTTTATCGCATAGCTCAGGCATACCGGCATTAATTGTTTTTCCATTGACAGTTGTGGTTTTCATAGATTCTCCTGTTTTTTCCTTTTATAATAAGATATTAGCAGTGAAAAGAGAATTCTTTTTAGACAGTTAATATATGCAGAGCCTCTCTCTAGAACTTCTGCTGCTCTGTATATATTCAAGTTTGCACATTCCCGCCGGACAAAAAAGCGTTATACTATATTCCGTACGCCTCAAGTCTTAGCTGAAATTAAAGCTGGGGCTCAATGTGCATGAATTGGGATTACCTTAAAATATAAATAAGAAATTTATGAAGGAAAGCAGGGGTTCATAGTGAAAAGGATTTTCGCCATTTTTATCATTTTAGTCTGTTCCTATTTGCTCTTTACTGGTGTAAACAGCTGGCTTAGTTTTGGAGAAAGCAGTACCGAAGCTTCTCTCAGCAAGAGGACAGATACTATCAGCATAGATGTATCAAGTTCCGATACAGTCATTATTCCTGAAAAGAGGAATGATGTTAGAGCAGAGCTTGACGGAAAAGGGAAAGTGACCGTAAATAAGGCGGGAAACGAAGTTCGTGTAGAATACAAAAGAAAGTGGCTGGACGGCTTTCAGTTTTTCAATAATAAAAGCAATCTGAAGATTTACATTCCTGAAGATTTCAATAAGTCCTTGTCAATTGACATTGGTTCTGGCCGTCTGAATTTTGCCGGTGAATCTGAAAGCAAGCCTTTCGGGCTTGAGAGTCTGGATGTTAATATGAGCTCCGGCAAAGTCAGCCTTGCCAACATTAAGACTGATGAATTTGAGCATGAAGGATCATCAGGGATGATGGAAGCAGATCATATCATTACCCGTACTGGAGAAATAGATATGAGTTCAGGCAAAGTGAAGATCCGC includes:
- a CDS encoding helix-turn-helix transcriptional regulator, translated to MKNKIKEIRKKLGITQKRLAQECSVARQTINCIENNKYDPTLELAFKISKTLKVKVDELFIYE
- a CDS encoding DUF2935 domain-containing protein; its protein translation is MNEIGLTPWEEHAFWLEILEDHAIFVRDHLSSTESRYVKRADEYRQAFRNLRNRLNQLSPSAEANSQEAIAMAMEIWPIANGYFQFEGKLQNLRINNFINLNLSPTYFNGTLSENQEYLRLLSYYAKGLTPPQQSLFDLLDLWLEDQLGHIILLRNSIDPIEVFVDEQAEIYTRIFQGFMVQNRHMKGYLRFTQPGFPRQQEMARDVGLAVIEMNEYIKGIVQKYAGKRILNKTTLRFLEHHFPEACYLIKKLSYYAPELAEEASKCSLKKPSYS
- the liaG gene encoding LiaG family protein; translated protein: MKRIFAIFIILVCSYLLFTGVNSWLSFGESSTEASLSKRTDTISIDVSSSDTVIIPEKRNDVRAELDGKGKVTVNKAGNEVRVEYKRKWLDGFQFFNNKSNLKIYIPEDFNKSLSIDIGSGRLNFAGESESKPFGLESLDVNMSSGKVSLANIKTDEFEHEGSSGMMEADHIITRTGEIDMSSGKVKIRNYQGKLDAGVSSGQLDIMVGKLIDSIKVEASSGYVRLDLPDDADFTLKGKASSGHISSNFELDDEKRDKNDISGRHGSGEHDIRISVSSGKAEIN
- a CDS encoding amino acid ABC transporter substrate-binding protein encodes the protein MKNTFFSAVLICLVLIISGCGTNKANPDNQDQPASEEQGQDLWAKVQDEGKLLIGTEGTYPPFTFHDDKGELTGFDVEISKEVAKRLGVKPEFLETQWDAMFAGLDSKRFDMIANQVGIRPDRQEKYDFSDPYISSAAVLITHESNNSVSSFEDIEGLKAAQSMTSNYADLAKSYGAEIVGVDGFNQAIELINSKRADVTLNDNLSFLDFKKHKPDAPVKIADESEDASQSGLMFRMGSDTLVDEVNKALTEMMEDGTYLKISEKWFGEDVLK
- a CDS encoding histidine kinase, translated to MKENILICVSNPNHAEALAQRGKKLKEAFQGDGYILSVENRKHEELSFNELQTKYLFESLAEKYGLKMLSKYAEDKKIARVIADVVQEYNITQIILGQAVQTKLERMVKHSLINDLFQLLEGVDIHVVEVSRKVHDPSDDWDKGLPAQIVKKGSDYHLIVGEDHENGIKGIFFKELSSDFSNGFFVIQKDNNHEVLRIHHGVVDSNILGDK
- the def gene encoding peptide deformylase, whose amino-acid sequence is MSKFNADTIITMKDIVREGDPILREVTKEVTVPLTEEDRGTLIAMMQYLKNSQDPAFAKKYGLRPGIGLSANQIGLNKRMFTAYFTNGKAEPQEYFVINPKIISHSVGVIFLPEGEGCLSVDRDVKGYVPRYERIKVKAHNLDGEEVTLRFKGIPAIIMQHEIDHLNGIMFYDRIDKNDPFRVPENSVMENF
- a CDS encoding amino acid ABC transporter ATP-binding protein; the encoded protein is MINIKDLHKQFDQLKVLKGINLEVKKGKVVVVIGPSGSGKTTLLRCLNVLEQPTSGLLAIGDQVLDFSQQVLKRQIPPFRRLTGMVFQNYNLFPHMTALENVMEGPVTVKGESKETAKEKGEMLLRKVGLADKTAYYPFQLSGGQQQRVGIARALAMEPKVMLFDEPTSALDPELVGEVLKVMKDLAAEGMTMVAVTHEMRFAREAADEVIFMDGGIVVERGKPEQIFSSPKEVRTSQFLNLIQ
- a CDS encoding GNAT family N-acetyltransferase, which encodes MKTTTVNGKTINAGMPELCDKKRAEAELKKIKSDIKIVQISKDYETAAKELILKGFQERFGFIDHSLNPDLNCLTDTYNAEGALFLAGLIENELVCTGAITNEGKGECRLQRMSVKKEFRGQGIAGMMVRQLEDRAKAAGYRKVVLETNMAWDSAVNLYKRYGYKEYKTEDEMIHLSKEI
- a CDS encoding potassium/proton antiporter, yielding MAEFIWHTDALILLAAILFIIGVMTTKFSARLGVPALVLFIAVGMGLGQFIYFDNARIAQMIGVLAFIIILFEGGLQTNWKTARTVIAPSLSLATLGVVITTGLVAVAAKFILGVDWPVAVLFGAIVGSTDAAAVFAVLKGQNIKPRISATLEAESGSNDPMAVFLTVAMIELIMTPGSGIFSLVSSFFIQMGVGAIAGLLFGKFAIWSLNKINLDSSGLYPVFATGFAMLTYGITAYLGGSGLLAVYVAGIMIGNADIAYRHSVFRFTEGFAWMMQIAMFVILGLLVFPNELFQSDILLKGLALSALLIFVARPAAVFLTTIKMGFSMKELVFLSWAGLKGAVPIVLATFPLLSGVEGSHEIFNVVFFVVLTSALIQGSTITLLAEKLGLTGPEKATPMHSLELVSLGKADAEMIEFEIEEDAFIIGQNLMEIPFPEGALVNAIIRKDELITPTGNTQIEQGDFLYILTKRKYKRELKLLLKKKKTAETLVEAEA
- a CDS encoding (S)-benzoin forming benzil reductase; its protein translation is MKLAIITGASKGLGASIAKRMITEGTGIISLSRTENPELAKLSAENQVFFAQYFCNLSSPDELESAFRELTALLQEKQPETLYVFNNAGVIDPIGTAGNLDHAALIHNAHVNLIAPIMISNILLREVSSEMTIVNITSGAAERPIQGWSAYCSTKAGINMFTETAALELQKAGSSHKIIAFSPGVMDTAMQGTIRSSAKEAFHDLEKFQAYKEKGMLRDTETVANALVDLLLQKKIESGKVYYVNDLI
- a CDS encoding amino acid ABC transporter permease, with the protein product MYLSSIFTNPERIERLIEIGKNSFQPLLEGAIVYTIPLTLISFICGLALAIFTALARISGNKALETIARIYVSAIRGTPLLVQLFIIFYGLPTVGVIIDPFPSAIIGFSLNVGAYASEIIRAAILSIPKGQWEAGYSIGMSYSQTLKRIILPQASRVSIPPLSNSFISLVKDTSLASMILVTEMFRRAQEIAATNYEFLLLYTQAAFIYWVICFMLSIVQGRLERRLDRYISS